From the Lytechinus variegatus isolate NC3 chromosome 5, Lvar_3.0, whole genome shotgun sequence genome, the window agagagaactttaaactatcaattaactgagtttcatccgtctccatgataaatgatgtacaccatcgtgttctccttattttctcctttattgtgatatatgattctccagttttacgattttcaatatatttctactttaaaaaataaaataaaatataggattttcttgaaaaaactgcgggcagtcattttcagattgaaaaaaacaatggtaccccatgtctgcgcactcattcactttgcacacgtttcagggattttgatgacaaaggctgcatttatGAGGCTGTCACAtaaaatgccctgaattcattatttttccaccattttgagtcagattttttaatgaatacctgcctatgtattgcatttgtaaagtttgtgcttgttgcgtatcttctttaattagaatcgcgcagatacgcgggtgcgcagacttgggagatcgcgcagacatgggggaactgaccatacacatgtttcatcttggtttgagaattttttaaatcggctgctcacaaagttaaataatacctttaatctttgattgatttttctcaaagtgGCAATATTCTTTATGATTTTACATTGTTATGATTTATctgctttttttacaataaactttttgtgagggtgaacttcccctttaatcttaATTGTTAACCTTTTGCATAACTTTGGCTAGTTTGgcctaactacatgtatgtatacatgtaagttaGTCCACTCTTGGTGAAGATAAAAATTTCACTGAAATTCACTGTTCAAATGACGATCTGTAATATTTATTCCAATAATTAGTCCATGGTTACTTACCAATTTTTGtaatctgtttaaaaaaaggtCTCACTGAGtatgttttttctcttttaattctcATTTTCTTTATGGACAGTGTTAATACCCTACACTCTTCTGTGACTGGTGAGAATAGCAAGAAGTTGAATTGCCATGACACCATTGAGAAAGGTATACTTCCTGAAGCTGGAGCCCAACTTCAAACAGTCAGGTATGAACTATTTATTTGGAACaaagggaaaatgaataaaagaatgaaagtacatttatttcaaatgataaaagtaTTAATACAATTTAAGAACTTAAACATAACAATGAAGGTAGCAACTCAGAAAGCACAGCTTGTGATGAGTGCAACGTGATAAAAAATAgacaataaatacataataaatgaaaaaactTGTCTAAGCAGAGTACAatacaaaattggggaaaacgcggagggaggggggggggggcaaggcaaCATTATATAGAATAATAGTAAGTATATCAATTGAAACAGTAAATTAATCGTCAAACCAATCATCCTACAACTAAAACTGAagcaaatcacaaaatttaggGACCAGACGCAAGTATTTTCTTAAGTTTAGTCTTAGAGTTATTCAAAGTTGGTGCATTTCTGATGTCTGTAGGTAAATTGTTCCACTTTTCGGACCTAtaacccaggggggggggggaaggcaACTTTATATAGAATACTAAGTATATCAATTGAAACAGTAAATTAATCGTCAAACCAATCATCCTACAACTAAAACTGAagcaaatcacaaaatttaggGACCAGACGTAAGTATTTTCTTCAGTTTAGTCTTAGTGTTATTCAAAGTTGGTGCATTTCTGATGTCTGTAGGTAAATTGCTCCACTTTCGGacctataaaataaatattatgttgattattgattgattgatatcaTCTGTCCAGCTCGTACATCCCATTATCTAATCTAACAGATACTCACGGGAAAGCTAATGAAACTGTAAGAACCATTTAATTGATCTAGAAAGCAAAGCTTGAATCTAGTTACcagttttttctttgtttgttaaAGTTGTTATGAGAAGTTACAAGAATAAGCTCGTTCTaccaaaacaacaaaattatataGGTCAAAGGCCCCAACTCCTGTAAAGGGGTAATTAATTCATCATGACATTGGGATGCTTTTCATACAAGCAGTAAAGCTAGCAAAATCCATGTTTGTTGGTGAAGAAACAAATTGATAAATTGTGATAATTGTGACATCATGTATGAATGACATTTTTAGATTTAGTAAGCATACTATGGGCTTTACAAACacatattatttacatttgaatAAGCAGAACGTTTTACCATGCCAAACAACGCTTTCTCTTCTTATCACGACACACCAATGagattcattatttataaaccTTTGCAGTGATCTAAAGTTCAAACTCAAATCAATGTCGTCTAGCACAGGACCTCCTGAACAAAGACATCAAAGCATTCAGAAACTTACATCTACAGGTTTATGTATTTACACTATTAGGGAATAAAAAAGTGTTTATTTAGAGTGCTTATAACTATAAgttcagaaatattttttatcgCGAAGGAAGTTAAGAAATAGAAATTAATGACATATTTGTTTTTGCCAAGGAAAGATAATGCAGTGGATGAGTACCTGAGTGCAAGTAATATAAATTCCAAagatttagattttttaatggtttgttatgatgaaaacatttttcttaTAGGATAATTTATGTTGTGTCTGATAATTTTGAATGCATGATAAAATTTAATTTCCCTTTGAGAGAATTTGAGCTAGTATGTTTTTGTCTTTCGTAACTTTTCAttcttttacttcatttttgtcTGTGGAAGAAGAAGATTCCCTGGTGGAAACCTATCACTAATCAtaatccttcaattttttttttcttagaataATTTTTTATACTTGTGTCTTAATTGCAGATCAAGAGTGGCAGCATTCGCTAAATATGGACGAAGTGGACCTCCCTCGCAAAAGACATATAATCATGTAAGTATATGCTCAAACATgcttatatatacatatacacatatatagTTCAGTGATCCTATTTGACTATTTAACTTTAACCTTAACTATGCATACTATTCAACAGTCTTAGGCTCAGTTCTTAAGCAACCAGCTCCAAATAATGTTTTCCACAAAGTTAGTATCCTTTTAATCaataccaaacattttttttttacttacctTATTTGTTTGCTATTTTTGAAAGAGAGAATATATTCAGAAACCTTGAATCTAAAATTTGATGATAAATATGTGAACATCATTTTACCCATTTCTCAGTTGAGCATTTTAAATGACTATTTCTTTGTCTCAatctttgatgtattttttagGACAACTTTACTTTATCCTATAAAGTGTGTCATGTGTTACATATTACTTacatttcttcaaaattttctaCTCCTAGATTTAAGAGTAAATATATTAATTAAAccagtgcttctcaacctttttttactcgaggaccactttgactctcagatttttttcgaggcccacctcctaccaaacttttttttttgaaggatgTGACTTCTTGTCTCGATCGACTCAAAGATTGTCTCGACAATTATTGTAAGGAGCATATTAGTGCATAACTTTATGATCTTCTgttgcagtggcgtaatgagccaaaaaattgagggggcttgatatggcgtatcgcatacaattaataaaatgttgGGAGCGAGCAtggcgagcaagcaaaaatttcgacatttttattacaaaaatctgAGTTTGTGTCAGATTGtgatacaatatttaaaaaataatatgtttcacccttattccttttccttttttttatttccttttgtcttttttttcttggtcatgaaataTCTGGGGTCAAGTGCCCCCCCATCTGTATGCAGTGTTCTGCAGTGAATTAAATCCAGCATTTTTCCTCTCGAAACACTCTTTTGGCTTTCCTGCGCTCTTCAGAGGTTTTATGTTTAGGTGTCTCTGAAGCTCTGACGGTTTAAGCGCCTTAATTATTTGACAATAACTTCAGCACATTCGACACACATTGCTTTTAATTTTGCACTACTGCGCAGTTAtgataaattcaaatttaatgtACCAGGGGTCTTTCTTACAGTTACCTCCTGGGACTTTTCAACAGTAGACTTGTTTCCTCCCTCACCCTTTCGCTTTAAAACACGgtctattttgatgaaagtgtGTTTCATGATATTTGAACGTAAAGCTCTTAAGCACATTCAAAGCAATTGGAGAAATAAATGCATTTGCAAAGGTCCGGTGATTGGGCGATAATTAACTACATACACAATATGCATGCACATGAGGCCtgaggttcacatcaaagttTGATCGAAACCAACGTACAATGTGTATGTCTATATCACAACAGTCTACCTAGATAGGCGTGCCTTTAGCTTTGTTTGACTCACAGAGACAGATCAAACATACCACTTTCGGACATTAAATAGAACATGTTAAACATACTATAAttttcccctattttttttcttttctggaGCTTCTCGCGGCCCACCTGGGAGAGCTTCGCGGCCCACTAGTGGGCCGCAGCCCACCGGTTGAGAAGCGCTGAATTAAACAACCGTGTCTGCACACCATTCTGAAGTTCTGATGAACACTTGATGCCATCTGAGACTTGATTGTATTTAAGCTTTCTGAAAATCTTGATCCAAATTAAACTCTGGAATCAAATTTTACATGccatattatattttattcttgATCAAATTTGTTTGGTCCTACAAGAGTTTACATTTACAACATTCATTTATCAGAATATCACATCGTGTTTAGTAAATGCTCTCGGGAACAAAATAATTCTTACATGACTCAATCATATTTTCAAGTACGAGCTTGAAACTTATTTGacttttatattgatttttctctgtcaTTATTACAGTATAAGTACAAAAATGATTCTACCAGTAGCAACACCAAACCAGTTGTCTTGTTGACAGTAACAATGACTGTTAGCAACAAGGTTCCAATACATTCTCGCATGGTAAGTGGTGACCTCAGATTGTTAGGTTTCTCTTCACAAAGGTGAATAAAGTTAGAAACTGGTCCCAACCCTAAAGATCAACATCACTCATCAGATGCAGATATTTACACTGTATCTATATTGAGTGACATGTCTGGAAAAACCTTGGAAGTGTTCCAGCTATTAGGCTATATTAGTTGATAGCATTTTAGCTGAAATTCAGATGAATTGAGACATGAAACACATAGCAGCATTGTATAAGTGATATTAAGAGCTAAAGCTATTGACAGTTTTACTGAACAGCAATTTTTTTCTATCGAAAATGCGAGGGGACAATTtaatgaaagttgtcagcactgactagtTGACGTTGTCCACCAGCTACCATAAAGAAGCAGTTGGACACCTGTGCTTCTCGGCCAATGATAACCTAGAatagttgtcagatctgacaacttctggtgggtgttttatgaaagttgtcagcactgactaagattgtcagtgctgacaatgtcagtgaaatttttagttttgttGGCTGAAAGGCATGGCCTCTGACTATTGCTATGGTTAACTGttggagaaagacaacttgtcagtgctgaaaactttcatgaaacagccCCTGATGAcgaatgttgatgaaatgccccccaTCTTAGAAACCCtggaaaagcaaaaaaaaaatggtgatggAGTGACAGAATGAGGTTGTTTCATCGGAGATATATTACATCACAAATTTAAAATCCTTTAATGGTGTTCTTATCTGACATGATATCGATGTCCCTGAATCTCTCAGGTATTAATGATATCCTATTGCTCTACCAGGTCAAGCATGACAGAGAGTTGTTAGTCCATGCTAACCTTCCTCTCTCTGCCCTGAAGGATAAGCTCCTCTGCCCGATGGACCTGGTCTACTTGTGTGGAGAATGCAGTGAGAACCCGGACACTGCGGAGGATACCCGTGCCCATGATCTCTACAAATCATCCTTTATCTTCATAGAGGACACCTTCTACAGTGACATGAGAGATCCCAAGGCTAGGGACATCACAGGGTAAGTAGTACCCAACATGGAAAGCATGGCCCAGGGAAGTGGGGTTCTTGTAGCCAGGAAGCTTGTAGccagagagtaaaaatcattcactGACGTGTGCTCTGCTTGCTCTCCACGTAGCCAGGGATTGTGCCCCTATCACGTTCGTATACGACGGTCAAAGTGGAAattttcgcccccgagatttaaCTTCCTGATGTTTATGAGGCCATCTTGTcctctttgttttaaaaatatgccTATTCAATATTGTATAACTGTCGGAAATGAAGCTCTAgcccatttacatgatttagggctagatcttttacagggaaagtagaaattttgggggtgaaaatttcaattttgactGATGTATTATGCATAGGGTTCTGTGGATAGTAAGCCCATGTGAGTGAATGATTTTTTACTTtctaggagcctcctggctcAGTGCTAGGAAAATGAACACTTTGTCAGTTTTCCTGGAGAATTTGACACCATGGAATGCTTAACCTATACAGCCGATGACAATCGCTCAGAGTAGAAGGGGATTTATGACTTGCAGATTTTTTGCAATGCCACTGGAATATTACCTGTTGCATTCATCCTTTCATGTACATCTACTTACAATGTTCTAGGCTTTTAAATGGTTTCTTGTGGTTTGCCTTTTCAAAATCGAGTGGTTGAACGTATCCATGAGCAGAGAAAATTAGCGTCTTTAATCTGCTCGAGGAGTGCTGTCAATTATGAATTGGTGATATTTATAATGCATAATTCATGTACTGTATTTTCCATCTCATGTTGTATAGTTTAGTAAGATGTTTTGCGAGGCTCTCTTTGATAATGTTTGCTGCAAATGcaaagtagttgcagcaaacaattatttcatgagaaagtctttgaAATCAAGATTAATTGTCACcatattatcatagatctaaTTCTGGAACAGTAATGTAAACTAATCTTTGTGAAaacatgaaatcttagctcaaaactGATAATTcagatgatcactaacacagaaatgcatgtgtgggacagtgtattaatattgcctGGAAAAATTCCTAACATTTGacggaattctgtgcttattttgctaatttctcagcaattacacattttctttcagagccatttggcacatgtttttttttatctatagatacaaacacttgggtggtaatcttattggattctgtactaACTCATTtcgagatcgttaccacaactggtatttatctttaacatcCTGATAGACCATTGCGCCGTTGGATTGCTCAGGGGAAGAGTGTGATCGTCTCTGGCCAAATGAAGCAAGCCAAGATGGAAGAGACAACATTCAACGATCTATCTATCAGACTGGGCTATCCTTATCTTTATGTTCACCAGGGAGACTGTGAACATAACATCACATTCACAGACATAAGGTAAACATCAAATAGTACCACAATTATTTGTTTCACCCTGCTTGTTCTTGGAATACAGATTTTAAATCTCTACATTCTGGTTCATGAGGCTGGAGACCGAATGGAATATTGAGCCTGAACGTAGATAGTTTCCATATTCTGTAAGCACAAGCATTGTATAAGGGTTTTatctcttaaaggacaagtccaccccccaaaaagtagatttgcataaaaagagaaaaatccaacatacacaacactggaaatttcatcaaaatcagattttgaaataagaaagttatatttttaggctttgcttaatttcaccaatcagttatatgcatatcctggtcggtatgcaaatgaggaaatgGATGaaatcatccactcactatttcttttgtattttattatatgaattttctcctcattgtctagtgaaacaacaaataattcctacctgaataataataataataataggtccatttatatagcgcagctactatgtgcatatactctactgcgctttgataattggtatcatattattaccccggctgtagctgagccgccatattaataggcgctaaagcgttcaaggaaaaatcctaccgggtacccattcacctcacctgggtcgagtgcagcacaatgtggataaatttcttgctgaaggaaattacgccatggctgggattcgaacccacgaccctctgtttcaaagtccgaagactaatccactgggccacaacgctccacgtgaacatgtggaattaacatttttttatactaaATGGTTCAGTGAATTAAGTGCTTAATGCCAAATCAGTAAAAATGCATTATTCTagaattcaagcaataaaaaagcaaaagaaatagtgagtgagggacatccttgtttttctcctttgcatgtcactgagttgtacatatcactgttttgtgaaaaatagcgaaagtttaaaatgtcataattttcttatttcacatccgattttgatgaaattttcagtgttatgctagtttgatttttctctatttatatttatatcaacattttggggggttgacttgacctttaagtgtgCCCTTATATCATTGTAGAATAAGGGGAAATCAAGAAAATGGAGGTCCCAAACTGCACAATCCTGCATAGTGCCAATCGCATTAGGCCATAGAAAGTGATCTCATATGGAGTGGTTGAAATCAGCACTGGGCATGCATGtcacaataacaacaacattaAAACAACAACCAAACATTAGCCATGTGATAGGGGCTCATATTacctgtttgatttttttcaccaaatgaATTTGGTAAATACGGGATTGTCTCTCGGACAAATTGACCGATCAGAATACAGAATTGTTGAGTACAAGTGcccactataaaaaaaatcccccagGATATCAATCCTGTgggctgtttcacaaagatattAGTTTGAAGAAAAGTCACATTTAAATTCTCATTTGCTTGCGATATAAACCGaatcactgcattggtcagattatGCTCAGGGGATGCATTGTACTCCTTATTGTTAAATGAGATGGTGAGTTGATTATCATGCACCTATTGATACTTGAGCATGACTTTAAGTAACAGTAATAAATTGCTTGTGTTTTGGCACAATTAACAGGATTGCTGCATATGTTGATTTAATCTCTCCTGGTACTGGTTGGCGCCTGTACAAAGGATATGGTAATTACAGAATTCATAGGTCAATGGATTTAGAGTGAACAAGAAGTGATATGAAATTGTAGTGGGATTATGGGGAATTATAGATTTCTTATTGAAGAGAGAGGGAATACCCTATCACTTCTAAGTTATATAGTTTGTCAAGCTATCATCTTTGTAAATGTTAATTGATTCTTCATCAAACTGTATTAAACCATGATGTCTATCCTTAAATAATGGAGACGGTCTGAAGGTAGTCCATCTGTTGgatcaatattaatgataaaaacaaggTTGAAACGTTCATGCTTTATTCCAACGATGTCCTCTCAAAAGTCAGTCACTTGAGAAAGACGATGGGACATATTAAAAAATTTTGTGCATCAAATAAATGTTGGAATAAAGTATGAACGTGTCAACCTTGTTTTGATCATTTAAATAATGGAGATACTCCAATATGGTTTTTGTAGGTTCATGGATGAAAATGATCATCAGGACCTGGAGCAGTACCCACTCCTATGCAATCAGTCAGCTTTCTACAGGAACACCTGCATTGGCTGCAAGACACTTA encodes:
- the LOC121415734 gene encoding snRNA-activating protein complex subunit 3-like; the protein is MGDTEKVSNPTGEVPGGSPLMAVADFPKMWDCLTLENYDFRKKEHLSHEEVAKELNVDTEIAKELADVCSVNTLHSSVTGENSKKLNCHDTIEKGILPEAGAQLQTVRSRVAAFAKYGRSGPPSQKTYNHYKYKNDSTSSNTKPVVLLTVTMTVSNKVPIHSRMVKHDRELLVHANLPLSALKDKLLCPMDLVYLCGECSENPDTAEDTRAHDLYKSSFIFIEDTFYSDMRDPKARDITGPLRRWIAQGKSVIVSGQMKQAKMEETTFNDLSIRLGYPYLYVHQGDCEHNITFTDIRFMDENDHQDLEQYPLLCNQSAFYRNTCIGCKTLTAKWMTKEDALAPADPCFFCDVCYYKFHYDTKGNKLGNFKAYRHIDPSIFR